The sequence below is a genomic window from Bradyrhizobium septentrionale.
GGCACGCCACGCGGCTCGGCGAGGTACTGCGCTTCGACACGATCTTTCCGGCGAAGCTGTCGGAGATCGCGATCCTCGTCACCGCGCGGCACTGGACCGCACATTACGAATGGTATGCCCACAAGCGCCTCGCGCTGAAGGGCGGCCTCGATCCGAAGATCATCGAGGACATCCGCGTGCGCCGGACGCCGAGCTTCGACGATCCCAAGGCCAGGATGATCTACGACGTCGCCAAGGCGCTGCATGAAGGTCACGGCCTGCCGAAGCCGCTCTACTGCGAGGCGGTCGAGGTGCTGAGCCAGCGCGGCCTCGTCGAGGTGATCGGCCTCTGCGGCTATTACACGATGGTGTCGATGACGCTGAACACGTTCGAATTCGAGCTGCCCGGCGGCGAACTGTCCGAGCTCGCATAGACTCCACAAGGATGGCGCTTGCGGAAACGCTGCGTTTCCGGATCAGTCGCTCGGGTCCCGGCAAATCCGGATTATATCAAGCGCTGAGGCCTTGCCCCTGACGGCAAGGCATTGACG
It includes:
- a CDS encoding carboxymuconolactone decarboxylase family protein codes for the protein MRLKLLSPSEMNAAQKETYDESIAGKRGAPPAPMMAWLNSPEMARHATRLGEVLRFDTIFPAKLSEIAILVTARHWTAHYEWYAHKRLALKGGLDPKIIEDIRVRRTPSFDDPKARMIYDVAKALHEGHGLPKPLYCEAVEVLSQRGLVEVIGLCGYYTMVSMTLNTFEFELPGGELSELA